From the genome of Streptomyces sp. NBC_01116, one region includes:
- a CDS encoding ectoine synthase, with translation MIVRSFSDIENTDRHVKAASGTWESKRIVLAKEKVGFSLHETVLYAGTETSMWYANHIEAVLCTEGEAELTNDETGETHWITPGTMYLLDGHERHTMRPKTDFRCVCVFNPPVTGREDHDENGVYPLLTEEA, from the coding sequence GTGATCGTCCGATCGTTCAGTGACATCGAGAACACCGACCGGCATGTGAAGGCAGCGTCCGGCACCTGGGAGAGCAAGCGCATCGTGCTCGCCAAGGAGAAGGTGGGCTTCTCGCTCCACGAGACCGTGCTCTACGCGGGCACGGAGACCTCGATGTGGTACGCGAACCACATCGAGGCGGTGCTCTGCACCGAGGGCGAGGCCGAGCTCACCAACGACGAGACCGGCGAGACGCACTGGATCACTCCCGGCACCATGTATCTGCTGGACGGGCATGAGCGGCACACCATGCGGCCCAAGACCGACTTCCGCTGCGTGTGTGTCTTCAATCCCCCCGTCACCGGACGGGAGGACCATGATGAGAACGGTGTCTACCCACTGCTGACCGAGGAGGCCTGA
- a CDS encoding cobyrinate a,c-diamide synthase, with translation MVSTPRLVIAAPASNSGKTTVATGLMAAFAARGLAVSPHKVGPDYIDPGYHSLATGRPGRNLDAYMCGTELIAPLFAHGSAGCDLAVVEGVMGLYDGASGQGELASTAQVAKLLRAPVVLVVDASSQSRSVAALVHGFASWDPEVRIGGVILNKVASDRHEALLRDALDESGLPVLGVLRRAPQVATPSRHLGLVPVAERGSEAVDAVAAMGERVRAGCDLDALMALARTAPALPDEPWAPAYAPVEGPRPVVAVAGGAAFTFAYAEHAELLTAAGAEVVVFDPLRDEKLPVGTAGLVIGGGFPEMYAPELSANEPLRRAVTDLALSGAPVAAECAGLLYLARELDGKPMCGVLDAEARMSERLTLGYRQAVAVSDSALAVAGTRMRGHEFHRTVLEPGAGTTPAWGMHQPERRVEGYVQRGVHASYLHTHWAASPGVARRFVEHCRAR, from the coding sequence CGCCGCTCCGGCCTCCAACAGCGGCAAGACCACCGTCGCCACCGGCCTGATGGCCGCCTTCGCCGCGCGCGGGCTCGCCGTCTCGCCGCACAAGGTGGGGCCGGACTACATCGATCCGGGCTATCACTCGCTGGCGACGGGACGCCCCGGCCGCAATCTCGACGCGTACATGTGCGGGACGGAGCTGATCGCCCCGCTGTTCGCGCACGGGTCGGCGGGGTGCGACCTCGCCGTGGTCGAGGGTGTGATGGGGCTGTACGACGGCGCCTCGGGCCAGGGGGAGCTGGCGTCCACCGCGCAGGTGGCGAAGCTGTTGCGCGCCCCCGTGGTGCTGGTGGTGGACGCCTCCTCGCAGTCCCGTTCGGTGGCGGCCCTGGTGCACGGGTTCGCCTCCTGGGACCCCGAGGTCCGGATCGGCGGGGTGATCCTGAACAAGGTGGCCTCCGACCGGCACGAGGCGCTGCTGCGGGACGCGTTGGACGAGTCGGGGCTGCCGGTCCTGGGGGTGCTGCGGCGGGCTCCGCAGGTGGCGACGCCCTCGCGCCACCTGGGGCTGGTCCCGGTGGCCGAGCGGGGCTCCGAAGCGGTGGACGCCGTGGCGGCGATGGGCGAGCGGGTGCGCGCCGGGTGCGACCTGGACGCGCTGATGGCGCTGGCCCGGACCGCGCCGGCGCTGCCGGACGAGCCGTGGGCGCCTGCGTACGCCCCTGTGGAAGGCCCCCGGCCCGTCGTGGCCGTGGCCGGCGGGGCGGCGTTCACCTTCGCGTACGCGGAGCACGCCGAGCTGCTGACGGCGGCCGGTGCGGAGGTCGTGGTCTTCGACCCGCTGCGGGACGAGAAGCTGCCGGTGGGCACGGCGGGGCTCGTGATCGGCGGCGGGTTCCCGGAGATGTACGCCCCCGAGCTCTCCGCCAACGAGCCGTTGCGGCGGGCGGTCACGGATCTGGCCCTGAGCGGCGCCCCGGTGGCGGCCGAGTGCGCGGGGCTGCTGTATCTGGCGCGGGAGCTGGACGGGAAGCCCATGTGCGGAGTGCTGGACGCCGAGGCCCGGATGTCCGAGCGCCTCACGCTCGGGTACCGGCAGGCGGTGGCCGTGTCGGACAGCGCGCTGGCGGTGGCGGGGACCCGGATGCGCGGTCATGAGTTCCACCGCACGGTGCTGGAACCGGGGGCGGGGACCACGCCCGCCTGGGGCATGCACCAGCCGGAGCGGCGGGTCGAGGGGTACGTCCAGCGGGGCGTTCACGCGAGCTATCTGCACACCCACTGGGCCGCTTCGCCCGGAGTGGCCCGCCGGTTCGTCGAGCACTGCCGGGCGCGGTGA
- the cobC gene encoding Rv2231c family pyridoxal phosphate-dependent protein CobC produces the protein MTGASVDTGPVSGSRSLVVGVGARRGAPDDVVFALIEAVLSGAGLDAADVLEVATVDARGDEPGIVGAAARLGVPLRTHPAGALAAVRVPHPSGAVGAAVGTPSVAEAAALIEADELVVPKTRAPGAKAAGRGMATCAVARRFPAGAGTFEVSGRKTSTSPVTAGSRPFTMAAMKPPTRNIESAGPDLRHHGDAEVRGENLTDLAVNVRTHTPPEWLRERIAASLTSLAAYPDGSSARAAVAGRHGLPVERVLLTAGAAEAFVLIARALPARRPVVVHPQFTEPEAALRAAGHGVGRVLLRAEDGFRLDPEGVPEEADLVVIGNPTNPTSVLHPAALLERLARPGRTLVVDEAFMDVVPGEREALCDRTDIPGLVVLRSLTKTWGLAGLRIGYVLAAPETVALLSEAQPLWPVSSPALAAAQACMEPRALVEAAEAADRITVDRAHLLAGLAEFSEVEVVEAARGPFVLVRLERAAEVRERLRLLGFAARRGDTFPGLGPQWLRLAVRDRATTNRFLQALDQAVQALPVGSGR, from the coding sequence ATGACCGGAGCATCCGTCGACACCGGACCTGTGTCCGGGTCCCGCAGTCTGGTGGTGGGGGTCGGCGCGCGCCGGGGCGCCCCCGATGACGTGGTGTTCGCCCTGATCGAGGCGGTGTTGAGCGGGGCGGGGCTGGACGCGGCGGACGTGCTGGAGGTGGCGACGGTCGACGCCAGGGGCGACGAGCCGGGGATCGTGGGCGCGGCGGCCCGGCTCGGGGTGCCGCTGCGGACGCATCCGGCCGGGGCGCTGGCCGCGGTGCGCGTGCCGCACCCCTCGGGCGCGGTGGGCGCCGCGGTGGGGACCCCGTCGGTCGCGGAGGCCGCGGCGCTGATCGAGGCGGACGAACTGGTGGTGCCGAAGACCCGCGCCCCGGGCGCGAAGGCCGCCGGCAGAGGGATGGCGACCTGTGCGGTGGCCCGCCGGTTTCCGGCCGGGGCCGGGACTTTCGAGGTTTCCGGGAGGAAAACTTCCACCTCACCGGTGACTGCGGGCTCCCGCCCGTTCACCATGGCTGCCATGAAACCCCCCACGCGGAACATCGAGAGCGCAGGGCCCGACCTGCGCCACCACGGAGACGCGGAGGTGCGCGGCGAGAATCTGACCGATCTCGCGGTGAACGTCCGTACCCACACTCCCCCGGAGTGGCTGCGCGAGCGGATAGCCGCGTCGCTCACCTCGCTGGCCGCCTACCCGGACGGGTCCTCGGCCCGCGCGGCGGTCGCCGGCCGGCACGGGCTGCCGGTGGAGCGGGTGCTGCTGACGGCGGGCGCGGCCGAGGCGTTCGTCCTGATCGCCCGTGCTCTTCCGGCCCGTCGTCCGGTCGTGGTGCATCCTCAGTTCACGGAACCGGAGGCGGCGCTGCGGGCGGCCGGGCACGGGGTGGGGCGGGTGCTGCTGCGCGCCGAGGACGGCTTCCGGCTCGATCCGGAGGGGGTGCCCGAGGAGGCCGACCTCGTGGTGATCGGCAATCCGACGAACCCGACGTCCGTGCTGCACCCGGCGGCGCTGCTGGAGCGGTTGGCGCGGCCGGGGCGGACGCTGGTGGTCGACGAGGCGTTCATGGACGTCGTGCCGGGCGAGCGTGAGGCGCTGTGCGACCGGACGGACATCCCGGGGCTCGTGGTGCTGCGCAGCCTCACCAAGACGTGGGGGCTCGCCGGGCTGCGGATCGGTTACGTCCTGGCCGCTCCGGAGACCGTGGCGCTGCTCTCCGAGGCGCAGCCGCTGTGGCCGGTGTCGTCCCCGGCGCTGGCGGCGGCCCAGGCGTGCATGGAGCCGCGGGCGCTGGTGGAGGCGGCCGAGGCGGCGGACCGGATCACGGTGGACCGGGCCCATCTGCTCGCCGGGCTGGCCGAGTTCAGCGAGGTGGAGGTGGTGGAGGCGGCCCGTGGGCCGTTCGTCCTGGTGCGTCTGGAGCGGGCGGCGGAGGTCCGGGAGCGGCTGCGGCTGCTGGGCTTCGCCGCCCGGCGCGGTGACACCTTCCCGGGTCTGGGACCGCAGTGGCTGCGGCTCGCGGTCCGCGACCGGGCCACGACCAACCGTTTCCTCCAGGCCCTGGACCAGGCCGTGCAGGCGCTGCCCGTGGGCTCCGGGCGCTGA
- the ectA gene encoding diaminobutyrate acetyltransferase, translating to MTAAPADFARARSEFLSIDAPRLEDGAAIWRIARDSKVLDLNSSYSYLLWCRDFAATSAVARGENGVPIAFVTGYLRPDRPQTLVVWQVAVDRAHRGKGLAATLLDALTARVAADQGLSSVETTITPDNTASERLFTSYAQRHDIALEKEVLFDGALFPEETHLPEVLYRIGPFAS from the coding sequence ATGACCGCCGCACCAGCAGATTTTGCCCGTGCCCGAAGCGAATTCCTCAGCATCGATGCGCCACGACTGGAGGACGGAGCCGCGATCTGGCGCATAGCCCGCGACTCCAAGGTCCTGGACCTGAACTCCTCGTACAGCTACCTGCTGTGGTGCCGTGACTTCGCCGCGACCTCCGCAGTCGCCCGTGGCGAGAACGGCGTGCCCATCGCCTTCGTGACGGGCTACCTCCGGCCCGACCGCCCCCAGACCCTCGTCGTCTGGCAGGTGGCCGTCGACCGGGCCCACCGCGGCAAGGGGCTGGCCGCCACTCTGCTGGACGCGCTGACCGCCCGGGTCGCCGCCGACCAGGGCCTGTCGTCCGTGGAGACGACGATCACGCCGGACAACACCGCCTCCGAGCGGCTGTTCACGTCCTACGCCCAGCGCCACGACATCGCGCTGGAGAAGGAAGTGCTCTTCGACGGCGCGCTGTTCCCCGAGGAGACGCACCTGCCCGAGGTGCTCTACCGGATAGGGCCGTTCGCAAGCTGA
- the thpD gene encoding ectoine hydroxylase translates to MTTEVRADLYPSRGAAEMTTPRQDPVIWSAPGAPGPVAAKDLQGYEHDGFLTVDQLITPDEVAVYQAELNRLISDPAVRADERSIVEKQSQNVRSVFEVHRISEVFAGLVRDERVVGRARQILGSDVYVHQSRINVKPGFGATGFYWHSDFETWHAEDGLPNMRTVSVSIALTENFDTNGGLMIMPGSHKTFLGCAGETPKDNYKKSLQMQDAGTPSDEALTKMADRHGIRLFTGKAGSATWFDCNAMHGSGDNITPYARSNVFIVFNSVENAAQEPFAAPIRRPEFIGARDFTPVK, encoded by the coding sequence ATGACCACCGAAGTACGCGCCGATCTGTACCCCTCGCGCGGCGCCGCCGAGATGACCACTCCCCGCCAGGACCCGGTCATCTGGTCCGCGCCGGGCGCACCGGGCCCGGTCGCCGCAAAGGACCTCCAGGGGTACGAGCACGACGGCTTCCTCACCGTCGACCAGCTCATCACCCCGGACGAGGTCGCCGTCTACCAGGCGGAGCTGAACCGGCTGATCTCCGACCCGGCGGTCCGCGCCGACGAGCGCTCGATCGTCGAGAAGCAGTCGCAGAACGTACGGTCCGTCTTCGAGGTCCACCGGATCAGCGAGGTCTTCGCTGGTCTGGTCCGCGACGAGCGGGTGGTGGGCAGGGCCCGCCAGATCCTCGGCTCGGACGTGTACGTCCACCAGTCCCGGATCAACGTGAAGCCGGGCTTCGGGGCCACGGGCTTCTACTGGCACTCGGACTTCGAGACCTGGCACGCGGAGGACGGTCTGCCGAACATGCGGACGGTGTCCGTGTCGATCGCGCTGACCGAGAACTTCGACACCAACGGCGGGCTGATGATCATGCCCGGCTCGCACAAGACGTTCCTCGGCTGCGCGGGCGAGACGCCGAAGGACAACTACAAGAAGTCGCTCCAGATGCAGGACGCCGGCACCCCGTCCGACGAGGCGCTGACGAAGATGGCCGACCGCCACGGCATCAGGCTCTTCACGGGCAAGGCCGGTTCGGCGACCTGGTTCGACTGCAACGCCATGCACGGCTCGGGCGACAACATCACCCCGTACGCGCGCAGCAACGTCTTCATCGTCTTCAACAGCGTGGAGAACGCGGCGCAGGAGCCCTTCGCGGCTCCGATCCGCCGCCCCGAGTTCATCGGGGCGCGGGACTTCACCCCGGTGAAGTAG
- a CDS encoding ZIP family metal transporter — translation MAVFVALGAFLMTLAGGWVAQRVTDRRHLVLGLAGGLMLGVVGLDLLPEAIEAAGTPVFGVPAALLLFVGGFLAAHLVERLLAGRQVAHGASGGRVPQVGLTAAAAMVVHSLMDGIALGAAFQVSGSMGMAVALAVISHDFADGFNTYTLTSLYGNARRKALLMLFAAAAAPVVGAATTLLFTLPEELLGGYLGFFGGALLYLAAAEILPEAHHTHPARSTLLCTIGGVGFIWLVVGIAE, via the coding sequence ATGGCGGTGTTCGTCGCGCTCGGCGCGTTCCTGATGACTCTGGCCGGCGGCTGGGTCGCACAACGCGTCACCGACCGCCGTCACCTGGTGCTCGGCCTCGCGGGCGGGCTGATGCTCGGCGTGGTCGGACTCGACCTCCTGCCGGAGGCGATCGAGGCCGCGGGCACCCCTGTGTTCGGGGTCCCCGCCGCCCTGCTGCTGTTCGTCGGCGGCTTCCTGGCGGCCCATCTGGTCGAGCGGCTGCTCGCGGGACGCCAGGTGGCACACGGGGCGAGCGGCGGACGCGTCCCGCAGGTGGGTCTGACGGCGGCCGCCGCGATGGTCGTCCACAGTCTGATGGACGGCATCGCGCTGGGCGCCGCCTTCCAGGTCAGCGGCTCCATGGGCATGGCCGTCGCGCTGGCGGTGATCAGTCATGACTTCGCCGACGGATTCAACACGTACACCCTCACCAGTCTTTACGGGAACGCCCGCCGCAAGGCGCTCCTGATGCTGTTCGCGGCTGCCGCGGCACCGGTCGTGGGCGCCGCGACGACGCTGCTGTTCACCCTTCCGGAGGAACTGCTCGGCGGCTATCTCGGCTTCTTCGGCGGAGCGCTGCTCTACCTGGCCGCTGCGGAGATCCTTCCCGAGGCGCACCACACCCATCCCGCCCGCTCCACCCTTCTCTGCACCATCGGGGGCGTGGGCTTCATCTGGCTGGTTGTCGGCATCGCGGAGTGA
- a CDS encoding alanine--glyoxylate aminotransferase family protein, with amino-acid sequence MTHPFLDLPPLTADRFAAIERRVARLLATEQDVVITQGEALLPLEGCIRGGARPGSTALNVVTGPYGQTFGNWLRDCGAEVVDLTVPFHAAVTAGQVAEALAEHPEIDFVSLVHAEAATGNTNPVAEIGEVVRAHGALFMLDAVASVGAEPLLPDAWGVDLCVIGAQKAMGGPAGVSAVSVSERAWERIAANPAAPRRSYLSLLDWKERWIDAGRRALPHAPAQLEMLGLEACVARIEEEGLDTVMARHASAAAATRAGAVALGGGLEPYVHEARDAAPVATTLRAPAGTDAAVLVAGALAADPALPLVAGGGALSKEMVRVNHYGADATRGAVLSSLAALGAVLADAGLPVDIEAARRAVSETWPSL; translated from the coding sequence GTGACGCACCCCTTCCTCGATCTCCCCCCGCTGACCGCCGACCGCTTCGCGGCGATCGAGCGGCGCGTGGCCCGGCTCCTCGCCACGGAGCAGGACGTCGTCATCACCCAGGGCGAGGCGCTGCTGCCGCTGGAGGGCTGCATCCGCGGCGGCGCGCGGCCCGGCTCGACCGCCCTGAACGTGGTCACCGGACCGTACGGGCAGACCTTCGGCAACTGGCTGCGGGACTGCGGAGCGGAGGTCGTCGACCTCACGGTGCCCTTCCACGCCGCGGTCACCGCCGGCCAGGTCGCCGAGGCGCTCGCCGAGCACCCGGAGATCGACTTCGTCTCGCTGGTGCACGCCGAGGCGGCGACCGGCAACACCAACCCCGTCGCGGAGATCGGCGAGGTGGTCCGGGCGCACGGCGCGCTGTTCATGCTGGACGCGGTCGCCTCGGTGGGCGCCGAGCCGCTGCTGCCGGACGCCTGGGGCGTCGACCTGTGCGTGATCGGCGCGCAGAAGGCCATGGGCGGGCCCGCCGGGGTGTCGGCGGTGTCGGTGAGCGAGCGGGCCTGGGAGCGGATCGCCGCCAACCCGGCCGCCCCGCGCCGCTCCTACCTCTCCCTCCTGGACTGGAAGGAGCGCTGGATCGACGCCGGCCGCCGGGCGCTGCCGCATGCCCCGGCGCAGCTGGAGATGCTGGGACTGGAGGCCTGCGTGGCGCGGATCGAGGAGGAGGGCCTGGACACGGTGATGGCCCGCCACGCCTCGGCCGCGGCGGCGACCCGGGCCGGAGCGGTGGCCCTGGGCGGCGGGCTGGAGCCGTACGTCCACGAGGCGCGGGACGCCGCCCCGGTGGCGACGACGCTGCGCGCCCCGGCGGGGACGGACGCGGCCGTGCTGGTCGCGGGGGCGCTGGCGGCGGACCCCGCGCTGCCGCTCGTCGCGGGCGGCGGGGCGCTGTCCAAGGAGATGGTCCGGGTCAACCATTACGGGGCGGACGCGACGCGGGGCGCGGTGCTGTCCTCGCTCGCGGCTCTGGGTGCGGTGCTGGCCGACGCCGGCCTGCCGGTCGATATCGAGGCTGCCCGTAGGGCTGTTTCGGAAACCTGGCCGAGCCTCTGA
- a CDS encoding SCO1860 family LAETG-anchored protein, with amino-acid sequence MNSNTFRLAALAVAAGPVALLAAVPAHAAPATPTTGGEGRASAVVLRTGLDVSLLNKSVQVPLKVTLNEVQAPASAKKTALSVNVDGVEGGAPVSVLRADVATANATADEHRAEGYTNLAKASIHVPGLPVLSLIEVEKVTSKAVCETGRKPVAESNVLGHVAVLGKKVTLSAGGPTRVAVPGVGEVSLDLSKTVTTERTAAATALQLKVSVNPLNLNVAEVEGEVTLAEATCETPKGPKTPEEPGSTNGGSTGGDSGGGSTGGDSGTSGGDVKTQTGSDTGTAPTGANLAETGGSSATPYIAGGAALLLAVGAGATVLTRRRAGSQG; translated from the coding sequence TTGAACAGCAACACCTTCCGTCTCGCCGCCCTGGCGGTCGCCGCCGGCCCCGTCGCCCTGCTTGCCGCCGTCCCCGCGCACGCAGCCCCGGCGACGCCCACCACCGGCGGTGAGGGCAGGGCGAGCGCGGTCGTGCTCCGTACCGGGCTCGACGTCTCGCTCCTCAACAAGTCCGTCCAGGTGCCCCTCAAGGTCACGCTCAACGAGGTGCAGGCCCCGGCCAGCGCCAAGAAGACCGCGCTCAGCGTGAACGTGGACGGGGTGGAGGGCGGAGCCCCGGTCAGCGTCCTGCGCGCCGACGTGGCCACCGCGAACGCCACGGCGGACGAGCACCGGGCCGAGGGCTACACCAACCTGGCGAAGGCCAGCATCCATGTGCCCGGACTGCCGGTGCTCTCGCTCATCGAGGTCGAGAAGGTCACCTCCAAGGCGGTCTGCGAGACCGGCAGGAAGCCCGTCGCCGAATCGAACGTGCTCGGCCATGTCGCGGTGCTCGGCAAGAAGGTGACGCTCTCCGCCGGCGGACCGACCCGGGTGGCGGTGCCGGGCGTCGGCGAGGTCTCCCTCGACCTGTCCAAGACGGTCACCACCGAGCGCACGGCGGCCGCGACGGCGCTCCAGCTCAAGGTGTCGGTCAACCCGCTGAATCTCAACGTCGCCGAGGTGGAGGGCGAGGTCACCCTCGCCGAGGCGACCTGCGAGACCCCGAAGGGGCCGAAGACCCCCGAGGAGCCGGGCTCCACGAACGGCGGCTCCACGGGCGGTGACAGCGGCGGCGGTTCCACGGGCGGCGACAGCGGCACGAGCGGCGGCGACGTGAAGACGCAGACCGGCTCCGACACCGGCACCGCCCCCACCGGGGCCAACCTCGCCGAGACCGGCGGCAGCTCCGCCACCCCGTACATCGCGGGCGGAGCGGCCCTGCTGCTGGCCGTCGGCGCGGGCGCGACGGTGCTGACGCGCCGACGCGCCGGCAGCCAGGGCTGA
- the ectB gene encoding diaminobutyrate--2-oxoglutarate transaminase gives MTITPPALSVFETLESEVRSYCRGWPAVFDRAQGARLTDEDGHSYLDFFAGAGSLNYGHNNPVLKRALIDYIERDGITHGLDMATTAKRAFLETFQNVILRPRDLPYKVMFPGPTGTNAVEAALKLARKVKGRESVVSFTNAFHGMSLGSLAVTGNAFKRAGAGIPLVHGTPMPFDNYFDGTVPDFLWFERLLEDQGSGLNKPAAVIVETVQGEGGINVARAEWLRALQDLCHRQDMLLIVDDIQMGCGRTGGFFSFEEAGIVPDIVTLSKSISGYGMPMSLCLFKPELDIWEPGEHNGTFRGNNPAFVTAAAVLDAYWADGQMEKQTLARGEQVEQTLLAICAEEPTAQFRGRGLVWGMEFEDPARASAVCARAFELGLLLETSGPQSEVVKLLPSLTITPEELDEGLRTLARCVRETA, from the coding sequence GTGACCATCACCCCGCCCGCCCTGAGCGTCTTCGAGACCCTGGAGTCCGAGGTACGGAGCTACTGCCGCGGCTGGCCCGCCGTCTTCGACCGCGCGCAGGGCGCCCGGCTGACCGACGAGGACGGCCACTCCTACCTGGACTTCTTCGCCGGGGCCGGCTCGCTCAACTACGGCCACAACAACCCGGTGCTGAAACGAGCGCTGATCGACTACATCGAGCGCGACGGCATCACCCACGGCCTGGACATGGCGACCACCGCCAAGCGCGCGTTCCTGGAGACGTTCCAGAACGTGATCCTGCGACCGCGCGACCTGCCGTACAAGGTGATGTTCCCCGGCCCGACCGGCACCAACGCCGTCGAGGCGGCGCTGAAGCTGGCCCGTAAGGTCAAGGGCCGCGAGTCCGTCGTCTCGTTCACCAACGCCTTCCACGGCATGTCGCTGGGCTCGCTCGCCGTGACCGGCAACGCGTTCAAGCGGGCCGGGGCCGGCATCCCGCTGGTGCACGGCACCCCGATGCCGTTCGACAACTACTTCGACGGCACGGTCCCCGACTTCCTCTGGTTCGAGCGACTGCTGGAGGACCAGGGCTCCGGCCTCAACAAGCCCGCCGCGGTGATCGTGGAGACGGTCCAGGGCGAGGGCGGCATCAACGTCGCCCGCGCCGAGTGGCTGCGCGCGCTCCAGGACCTGTGCCACCGCCAGGACATGCTGCTGATCGTCGACGACATCCAGATGGGCTGCGGCCGTACCGGCGGCTTCTTCTCCTTCGAGGAAGCCGGCATCGTCCCGGACATCGTCACGCTCTCCAAGTCCATCAGCGGCTACGGCATGCCGATGTCGCTCTGCCTGTTCAAGCCGGAGCTGGACATCTGGGAGCCGGGCGAGCACAACGGCACCTTCCGCGGCAACAACCCGGCCTTCGTCACGGCCGCCGCCGTGCTGGACGCCTACTGGGCCGACGGCCAGATGGAGAAGCAGACCCTGGCCCGCGGCGAGCAGGTCGAGCAGACGCTGCTGGCCATCTGCGCCGAGGAGCCGACCGCGCAGTTCCGCGGCCGGGGCCTGGTGTGGGGCATGGAGTTCGAGGACCCCGCGCGGGCCTCGGCGGTCTGCGCCCGCGCCTTCGAGCTGGGGCTCCTGCTGGAGACCTCGGGCCCGCAGAGCGAGGTCGTCAAGCTGCTGCCGTCGCTGACCATCACCCCCGAAGAGCTGGACGAGGGCCTGCGCACGCTGGCCCGCTGCGTCCGCGAAACGGCCTGA
- a CDS encoding amidohydrolase family protein encodes MSDQEEQRVLRVRGRVLVGPDEVRDELWAVGGRITYERPPGAGDAVTVTGWALPGLVDAHCHVGLDRHGPVDAATAEKQALTDREAGTLLIRDAGSPSDTRWIDDREDLPKIIRAGRHIARTRRYIRNYAHEIEPGDLVAYVAREARRGDGWVKLVGDWIDRDAGDLTACWPRGEVEAAIAEAHRLGARVTAHCFAEESLTDLVEAGIDCVEHATGLTEDTIPLFAERGVAIVPTLVNIATFPDLAAGGEAKFPRWSAHMRQLYDRRYDTVRAAYDAGIPVYVGTDAGGSLAHGLVAGEVAELVKAGIPPLEALSATAWGARRWLGRPVLEEGAPADLVVYDEDPRADVRVLAAPRHVVLNGRVIG; translated from the coding sequence ATGAGTGATCAGGAGGAGCAGCGGGTGCTGCGGGTGAGGGGCCGGGTGCTCGTCGGCCCGGACGAGGTGCGGGACGAGCTGTGGGCCGTGGGCGGGCGGATCACCTACGAGCGGCCGCCCGGCGCCGGCGACGCGGTGACGGTCACCGGCTGGGCGCTGCCCGGGCTGGTCGACGCGCACTGCCATGTGGGTCTGGACCGCCACGGCCCGGTCGACGCGGCGACCGCCGAGAAGCAGGCGCTCACCGACCGGGAGGCCGGGACCCTGCTGATCCGGGACGCGGGATCGCCCTCCGACACCCGGTGGATCGACGACCGCGAGGACCTGCCGAAGATCATCAGGGCCGGCCGTCACATCGCCAGGACCCGCCGCTACATCCGCAACTACGCCCATGAGATCGAGCCCGGCGACCTCGTCGCGTACGTGGCCCGGGAGGCCCGGCGCGGGGACGGCTGGGTCAAGCTGGTGGGGGACTGGATCGACCGCGACGCCGGGGACCTGACCGCCTGCTGGCCGCGCGGCGAGGTCGAGGCGGCCATCGCCGAGGCGCACCGGCTCGGCGCCCGCGTCACCGCGCACTGCTTCGCCGAGGAGTCGCTCACCGACCTGGTGGAGGCGGGCATCGACTGCGTCGAGCACGCCACCGGCCTCACCGAGGACACCATCCCGCTCTTCGCCGAACGGGGCGTCGCGATCGTCCCGACGCTGGTCAACATCGCCACCTTCCCCGACCTCGCGGCGGGCGGCGAGGCCAAGTTCCCGCGCTGGTCGGCCCATATGCGGCAGCTGTACGACCGCCGCTACGACACCGTGCGCGCCGCGTACGACGCCGGGATCCCCGTCTACGTCGGCACCGACGCGGGCGGCTCCCTGGCGCACGGACTGGTCGCGGGCGAGGTCGCCGAGCTGGTCAAGGCGGGCATCCCGCCCCTGGAGGCGCTCTCCGCCACCGCGTGGGGAGCCAGGCGCTGGCTGGGACGGCCCGTGCTGGAGGAGGGCGCTCCGGCGGACCTGGTCGTGTACGACGAGGACCCGCGCGCGGACGTCCGGGTGCTGGCGGCCCCCCGGCACGTCGTGCTGAACGGACGGGTGATCGGATGA